The Podospora pseudocomata strain CBS 415.72m chromosome 3, whole genome shotgun sequence genome window below encodes:
- a CDS encoding hypothetical protein (COG:A; EggNog:ENOG503NWHT): MDEEENSIHRILDAQEPIVKELVRGEVEHGVLIPLKTTLELRDDYVTAKVLITRVPLKTANPAIMMLRELLSEEVVKCFPHLRRCAKPCDLPAHIKAKFMNESPDTRQIHTGKSNWIYIIAGPESMLNKEEVRQELTKLDGMEGEEVFISSIPVPMVAPASQVQAAMWSQQFWPAVYRKNNPLGPHPSMIARSTDEISDDAAIWMSLAHQVAHQSEAKGYGEAMGACVIQREEDKTTIVALAGDARWCQRGKCGDGGNPMAHCVMRAISMVAQKLVRCENRQTRTNPEPILEYECFQDKPLFEDERKVFELEHPSPDGYLCHGLEMYLTHEPCVMCSMAILHSRMGKVVFRHRMPLTGGLSAEDRGCGHPSLGGADGGRGLGLFWRRELNWSLIAWEWESGGCMRPLEVDKAIHA, from the exons atggacgaggaagagaatTCTATCCATCGCATCCTTGACGCCCAGGAGCCTATTGTGAAGGAGCTTGTGCGTGGGGAAGTCGAACATGGGGTTCTCATCCCACTAAAGACGACACTAGAGCTGCGAGATGATTACGTGACGGCCAAAGTTCTGATCACTCGCGTGCCTCTGAAGACAGCCAACCCCGCAATCAT GATGTTGCGAGAGCTACTATCCGAAGAGGTGGTTAAGTGCTTCCCTCATCTTCGTCGATGCGCCAAGCCTTGCGATTTGCCTGCCCACATCAAAGCGAAGTTCATGAACGAGTCCCCAGATACCCGACAAATCCATACCGGAAAATCGAACTGGATATACATCATTGCAGGGCCCGAATCCATGCtgaacaaggaggaggtcagaCAGGAACTGACCAAGCTCGACGGcatggagggcgaggaggtgtTCATCAGCAGCATCCCCGTCCCTATGGTTGCACCTGCTTCCCAGGTTCAGGCGGCTATGTGGTCACAGCAGTTCTGGCCCGCCGTATACCGCAAGAACAATCCTCTTGGACCGCATCCTTCGATGATCGCCCGCAGCACGGACGAGATCAGTGACGATGCGGCCATTTGGATGAGCCTCGCACACCAAGTCGCCCACCAGTCCGAGGCCAAAGGCTATGGAGAGGCCATGGGCGCTTGCGTTATCCAACGAGAGGAAGACAAGACGACCATTGTCGCCTTGGCTGGTGATGCTCGTTGGTGCCAGCGAGGCAAATGCGGAGATGGAGGCAACCCCATGGCACACTGTGTCATGCGTGCCATCTCCATGGTTGCCCAAAAGCTGGTTCGATGCGAAAACAGACAAACTCGGACCAATCCGGAGCCCATTTTAGAGTACGAGTGCTTCCAGGACAAGCCCTTGTTCGAGGATGAAAGAAAGGTCTTTGAGCTGGAACATCCCAGCCCAGACGGCTACTTGTGCCACGGTCTTGAGATGTACCTGACACACGAGCCCTGCGTCATGTGTTCCATGGCGATACTCCACTCTCGCATGGGCAAGGTTGTCTTTCGTCATCGTATGCCGTTGACGGGCGGGCTCAGCGCGGAGGATAGGGGTTGTGGTCATCCCTCACTTGGGGGAGCCGATGGTGGTCGTGGTCTTGGCCTGTTTTGGCGCCGGGAGTTGAACTGGAGCTTGATTGCCTGGGAGTGGGAGTCAGGCGGCTGCATGAGGCCTCTAGAGGTGGACAAAGCCATCCATGCCTAG
- the PFK26 gene encoding 6-phosphofructo-2-kinase (EggNog:ENOG503NVD4; COG:G), with translation MLQTRHPDSTFDLKVSSRRRSSMPPHSLWSPPSSSSSFTGLSRKRKREEDSFPVSQPSSLRKLAMSHMIGSSATAPSSPSIRANGQRPIPGAHQFHDGLLPPAAASWSSALKDLNDFELSSSHPTRPGFQQHYDSPYSRSIPSTAPGSPRIPPLRQNSGSHTPRVRPHATTLNIPGMTRSKASPDGRIPDRDVAAKLVIIMVGLPARGKSYITKKIQRYLSWQQHNTKIFNVGNRRRLAAGVANSDSGSPTSATNRGVDVPTQAATILLNGTKGPDIMVEVEPTKLDLNGEPKSARTKIDQSAKFFDPNNEIAAKLREQVALDTLDELLAYLLHGGGAVGILDATNSTIKRRKLLVDHIKAREPKLGILFIESICHDQNLLEANMRLKLSGPDYKDKDPVKSLADFKERVKAYESAYEPLGKWEEDMHLQYIQMIDVGRKLVHHRLKGFLSGGIASYLTTFNLSPRQIWITRHGQSQDNQLQKLGGNSELTERGHCYGLALYNFMTYKRKEWLIEQKNKIAQSTFPPLPGDNTPPYPELNQELEDKNFCVWTSMLQRSVQTAEYFDADEDYDVKAWEMLNELNAGSFEGMTYEEIAQRYPEEYRKRSQDKLQYIYPGVGGEGYLQVISRLRDMVREIERITDHLLIIGHRSVCRVLMAYFMDLTRDDIADLDVPLGILYAIEPKPYGIEFHAYKYNEEQGWFDELPNYKPRKTVDRNS, from the exons ATGCTGCAGACGCGCCATCCGGACTCGACTTTTGATCTCAAAGTCTCCAGTCGTCGTCGTTCTTCCATGCCACCGCATTCACTTtggtcaccaccatcatcatcatcatctttcaCTGGTCTCTCACGCAAAAGAAAACGCGAAGAAG ACTCGTTTCCAGTTTCGCAGCCCTCGTCGCTGCGAAAACTGGCGATGAGCCATATGATCGGATCGTCGGCCActgcaccatcatcaccctcgatCCGCGCCAACGGACAGCGACCCATTCCAGGCGCTCATCAGTTTCACGATGGCTTGCTGCCGCCAGCTGCTGCGTCGTGGTCCAGCGCACTAAAGGACCTCAACGACTTTGAGCTCTCGTCGTCACACCCAACACGCCCTGGCTTCCAGCAGCACTATGACTCCCCCTACTCACGCAGCATCCCGTCCACTGCCCCCGGTTCTCCTCGAAT TCCACCCCTTCGACAGAACTCCGGCAGTCACACACCAAGAGTCCGGCCACATGCCACCACGCTGAATATCCCGGGCATGACCAGGTCCAAGGCGTCCCCCGATGGCAGAATTCCCGACCGTGATGTCGCTGCGAagctcgtcatcatcatggtcGGTCTGCCTGCTCGAGGCAAGTCGTACATCACCAAGAAGATCCAGCGCTACCTGTCGTGGCAACAACACAATACCAAGATTTTCAATGTTGGAAATCGTAGGCGCCTTGCGGCAGGGGTGGCCAACTCCGATAGTGGATCCCCGACCTCGGCCACTAACAGAGGAGTCGATGTGCCCACCCAGGCTGCTACCATCCTTCTGAATGGCACGAAAGGTCCTGACATTATGGTAGAGGTTGAGCCGACCAAGCTGGATCTCAATGGGGAGCCCAAGTCGGCTCGCACCAAGATTGACCAGTCGGCCAAGTTTTTCGATCCAAATAACGAGATTGCAGCCAAGCTGCGTGAACAAGTCGCTCTCGACACCTTGGATGAGCTCTTGGCCTACCTTCTCCACGGAGGCGGTGCTGTCGGCATTCTCGATGCCACAAACAGCACGATCAAGCGGCGGAAGCTCTTGGTCGACCATATCAAAGCTCGGGAGCCAAAGCTCGGCATTCTCTTCATCGAAAGCATCTGTCACGACCAAAATCTCCTCGAGGCCAACATGCGCCTGAAGCTTTCCGGGCCAGACTACAAGGACAAGGATCCTGTCAAGTCTTTGGCCGATTTCAAGGAAAGAGTCAAAGCCTACGAAAGTGCTTACGAGCCGCTGGGCAAGTGGGAGGAAGACATGCATCTTCAGTACATCCAG ATGATTGATGTTGGGAGAAAACTCGTGCACCACCGACTCAAGGGATTCCTTAGCGGCGGGATCGCTTCTTACTTGACGACGTTTAACCTTTCTCCCAGACAAATCTGGATCACCCGCCACGGCCAGAGTCAGGATAACCAACTGCAAAAGCTGGGCGGCAATTCTGAACTGACCGAGAGGGGTCACTGCTATGGCCTTGCACTCTATAACTTCATGACGTACAAGCGCAAAGAGTGGCTGATTGAACAGAAGAACAAGATCGCACAGTCGACCTTCCCACCGCTGCCAGGCGACAACACGCCACCATATCCCGAGCTCAACCAAGAGCTCGAGGACAAGAACTTTTGCGTCTGGACTTCGATGCTGCAACGAAGCGTGCAGACGGCCGAGTACTTCGACGCAGACGAAGATTACGATGTGAAGGCTTGGGAGATGCTCAACGAGCTCAACGCTGGCTCCTTTGAGGGGATGACTTACGAAGAGATTGCGCAAAGATACCCCGAGGAGTACCGGAAACGGTCTCAGGACAAGCTCCAGTACATCTATCCTGGAGTGGGAGGCGAGGGTTATCTCCAGGTTATCAGCCGTCTCCGGGATATGGTTCGGGAGATTGAGCGCATTACCGATCACCTGCTCATCATCGGACACCGATCAGTTTGCAGGGTGCTGATGGCGTACTTTATGGATCTCACTAGGGACGATATTGCCGACCTCGATGTTCCGCTGGGGATTCTTTACGCTATTGAACCCAAGCCGTACGGCATCGAGTTCCACGCCTACAAGTATAACGAGGAGCAGGGCTGGTTCGATGAGCTTCCCAACTACAAGCCTCGGAAGACGGTGGACAGGAACTCGTGA